One genomic window of Punica granatum isolate Tunisia-2019 chromosome 1, ASM765513v2, whole genome shotgun sequence includes the following:
- the LOC116201098 gene encoding endoribonuclease Dicer homolog 2-like isoform X1 — MDNVDAEKEAYDDEHPAYFPVELVNTLSESNVYHFYVIQLLQHFSYDVRVQGLVLAMRSELEPGICFELQADRGMLTANFIYAGSWSLKEEQVNCCRKFQSTLLSVLVEHNVTKLVEVLNSFNSGNSPGIDYLILPLKSGYPNEGTVDWEPVASVLFPSAEVSNSPTSGSNVSNEHIKGCCFHGRSSLVTKDGPVCSCLLQNSVVYTPHNGRIYCISGFLNSLNANSKLNMRDGSSVTYKQYYKERYGINWRCEEQSLLKGRHIFQAQNCLFWDRHRKQKEEPSKAMVELPPELCHLIIAPISIDTVYSYSFAPSIIHRLESLLMAANLKRMHLDHCVQNAVIPTIKVLEALTTKRCHQEFHLESLETLGDSFLKYAVGQQLFKSYENHHEGMLSIERERITSNATLCKLGCECNLPGFIRDEQFNPKNWIIPGYKSQSLLNEEFVSGRKMYVVGKRKIKMKRVADVVEALIGAYVSTGGETAGVMFLDWLGIKVDFRVSPYERGIHLNSEKFVNIKQLEALLGYSFNDPSLLVEALTHGSFMLPEIPRCYQRLEYLGDSVLDYVITVHLYSTYPRLSPGVITDMRSASVNNDCYALAAVKVGLHKHLLHDSNALQRDIANTLRNSDKFAPAFTYGWESETSFPKVLGDIIESLAGAVLVDSGYNKQKVFDSIRPLLEPLVTPETLQLHPVRELHEACQKENYTLKKPTVSRDNNRISVTVEVKAGGKIYRHTSCADKKETAKRVASRAVLKSLKQASR; from the exons ATGGATAATGTAGATGCCGAGAAAGAGGCATATGATGATGAGCACCCAGCTTACTTCCCAGTTGAATTGGTTAATACGCTCTCGGAGTCCAACGTATACCATTTCTATGTCATTCAATTATTGCAACACTTTAGTTACGATGTAAGAGTTCAGGGTCTGGTACTTGCTATGAGGAGTGAACTAGAGCCTGGTATTTGTTTCGAGTTACAAGCAGATAGGGGGATGCTGACTGCAAACTTCATATATGCTGGGTCCTGGAGTCTCAAGGAGGAGCAG GTGAATTGTTGCAGGAAGTTTCAGAGCACTCTTCTAAGCGTGCTCGTGGAACATAATGTCACTAAATTGGTGGAAGTTTTAAATAGTTTCAACTCTGGGAATTCACCTGGTATCGATTATTTAATCCTTCCATTAAAGAGTGGATACCCAAATGAAGGCACCGTAGATTGGGAACCTGTCGCCTCTGTACTGTTTCCATCTGCAGAAGTTTCGAATAGTCCCACTTCAGGCTCGAACGTATCGAATGAACACATCAAAGGCTGTTGCTTCCATGGCCGTTCAAGTCTTGTAACCAAAGATGGACCAGTCTGCTCTTGCTTGCTCCAGAATTCTGTGGTCTACACCCCTCATAATGGCCGTATATACTGCATCTCTGGTTTCTTGAACAGTCTAAATGCAAATTCAAAATTGAATATGAGGGATGGAAGTAGTGTAACATATAAGCAGTACTATAAAGAGCG GTATGGCATCAATTGGCGTTGTGAAGAACAGTCATTACTTAAGGGGAGACACATTTTTCAAGCGCAGAATTGTCTCTTCTGGGACCGACATAGAAAACAGAAAG AAGAGCCAAGCAAAGCGATGGTTGAGCTGCCTCCAGAACTCTGTCACTTGATAATCGCTCCAATATCAATCGACACAGTGTACTCCTATTCATTTGCTCCATCGATTATCCACCGCCTCGAGTCATTGCTTATGGCTGCAAATTTGAAAAGGATGCATTTGGATCATTGTGTACAAAATGCGGTTATCCCAACTATCAAG GTGCTGGAAGCTCTTACAACTAAACGGTGCCATCAAGAATTTCATCTGGAATCTCTGGAAACTCTTGGTGACTCTTTCCTTAAATATGCGGTCGGTCAACAGCTATTTAAGTCTTATGAAAATCATCACGAAGGCATGCTGAGTATCGAGAGGGAAAGAATAACTTCTAATGCCACACTCTGCAAATTAGGCTGCGAATGCAATCTTCCG GGATTTATTCGCGACGAACAATTTAATCCAAAGAATTGGATTATTCCTGGATACAAATCTCAGTCTCTCTTAAACGAGGAGTTTGTTTCCGGAAGGAAGATGTATGTGGTGGGGAAAAGGAAGATTAAAATGAAGAGAGTGGCGGACGTGGTAGAGGCGTTGATTGGAGCATATGTTAGCACTGGGGGAGAAACAGCAGGTGTAATGTTTTTGGATTGGCTCGGTATAAAGGTGGACTTTAGGGTCTCACCATATGAAAGGGGAATCCACTTAAACTCTGAGAAGTTTGTTAACATAAAGCAATTGGAGGCCCTTTTAGGGTACTCATTTAATGATCCTTCTCTGTTGGTAGAAGCACTGACGCATGGTTCTTTCATGCTTCCAGAAATTCCGAGGTGTTATCAG CGCTTGGAATATCTCGGTGACTCAGTTCTGGATTATGTAATCACGGTCCATCTTTACAGTACATACCCAAGGTTGTCGCCGGGGGTAATAACTGATATGAGGTCTGCCTCCGTGAACAATGATTGTTATGCTCTTGCCGCTGTTAAGGTGGGATTGCACAAGCACCTTCTCCATGACTCGAACGCGCTGCAACGTGATATAGCCAACACCCTCAGGAACTCTGACAAGTTCGCACCGGCATTTACGTATGGCTGGGAGTCTGAAACATCTTTCCCGAAG GTGCTAGGGGATATTATCGAGTCTCTTGCTGGTGCAGTCCTGGTGGATTCGGGCTACAATAAACAGAAGGTGTTTGACAGTATTAGGCCTCTCCTGGAGCCACTGGTCACTCCCGAGACGCTGCAGCTCCATCCAGTGAGGGAGCTGCACGAGGCGTGCCAGAAGGAGAACTACACACTGAAGAAACCCACGGTGTCTCGGGACAACAACAGGATATCTGTAACGGTTGAGGTCAAGGCAGGTGGAAAAATATACAGGCACACTTCATGCGCTGACAAGAAGGAGACAGCCAAAAGAGTTGCCTCAAGAGCAGTCCTCAAGTCTCTTAAACAAGCATCTAGGTGA
- the LOC116201098 gene encoding endoribonuclease Dicer homolog 2-like isoform X2: MDNVDAEKEAYDDEHPAYFPVELVNTLSESNVYHFYVIQLLQHFSYDVRVQGLVLAMRSELEPGICFELQADRGMLTANFIYAGSWSLKEEQVNCCRKFQSTLLSVLVEHNVTKLVEVLNSFNSGNSPGIDYLILPLKSGYPNEGTVDWEPVASVLFPSAEVSNSPTSGSNVSNEHIKGCCFHGRSSLVTKDGPVCSCLLQNSVVYTPHNGRIYCISGFLNSLNANSKLNMRDGSSVTYKQYYKERYGINWRCEEQSLLKGRHIFQAQNCLFWDRHRKQKEPSKAMVELPPELCHLIIAPISIDTVYSYSFAPSIIHRLESLLMAANLKRMHLDHCVQNAVIPTIKVLEALTTKRCHQEFHLESLETLGDSFLKYAVGQQLFKSYENHHEGMLSIERERITSNATLCKLGCECNLPGFIRDEQFNPKNWIIPGYKSQSLLNEEFVSGRKMYVVGKRKIKMKRVADVVEALIGAYVSTGGETAGVMFLDWLGIKVDFRVSPYERGIHLNSEKFVNIKQLEALLGYSFNDPSLLVEALTHGSFMLPEIPRCYQRLEYLGDSVLDYVITVHLYSTYPRLSPGVITDMRSASVNNDCYALAAVKVGLHKHLLHDSNALQRDIANTLRNSDKFAPAFTYGWESETSFPKVLGDIIESLAGAVLVDSGYNKQKVFDSIRPLLEPLVTPETLQLHPVRELHEACQKENYTLKKPTVSRDNNRISVTVEVKAGGKIYRHTSCADKKETAKRVASRAVLKSLKQASR; encoded by the exons ATGGATAATGTAGATGCCGAGAAAGAGGCATATGATGATGAGCACCCAGCTTACTTCCCAGTTGAATTGGTTAATACGCTCTCGGAGTCCAACGTATACCATTTCTATGTCATTCAATTATTGCAACACTTTAGTTACGATGTAAGAGTTCAGGGTCTGGTACTTGCTATGAGGAGTGAACTAGAGCCTGGTATTTGTTTCGAGTTACAAGCAGATAGGGGGATGCTGACTGCAAACTTCATATATGCTGGGTCCTGGAGTCTCAAGGAGGAGCAG GTGAATTGTTGCAGGAAGTTTCAGAGCACTCTTCTAAGCGTGCTCGTGGAACATAATGTCACTAAATTGGTGGAAGTTTTAAATAGTTTCAACTCTGGGAATTCACCTGGTATCGATTATTTAATCCTTCCATTAAAGAGTGGATACCCAAATGAAGGCACCGTAGATTGGGAACCTGTCGCCTCTGTACTGTTTCCATCTGCAGAAGTTTCGAATAGTCCCACTTCAGGCTCGAACGTATCGAATGAACACATCAAAGGCTGTTGCTTCCATGGCCGTTCAAGTCTTGTAACCAAAGATGGACCAGTCTGCTCTTGCTTGCTCCAGAATTCTGTGGTCTACACCCCTCATAATGGCCGTATATACTGCATCTCTGGTTTCTTGAACAGTCTAAATGCAAATTCAAAATTGAATATGAGGGATGGAAGTAGTGTAACATATAAGCAGTACTATAAAGAGCG GTATGGCATCAATTGGCGTTGTGAAGAACAGTCATTACTTAAGGGGAGACACATTTTTCAAGCGCAGAATTGTCTCTTCTGGGACCGACATAGAAAACAGAAAG AGCCAAGCAAAGCGATGGTTGAGCTGCCTCCAGAACTCTGTCACTTGATAATCGCTCCAATATCAATCGACACAGTGTACTCCTATTCATTTGCTCCATCGATTATCCACCGCCTCGAGTCATTGCTTATGGCTGCAAATTTGAAAAGGATGCATTTGGATCATTGTGTACAAAATGCGGTTATCCCAACTATCAAG GTGCTGGAAGCTCTTACAACTAAACGGTGCCATCAAGAATTTCATCTGGAATCTCTGGAAACTCTTGGTGACTCTTTCCTTAAATATGCGGTCGGTCAACAGCTATTTAAGTCTTATGAAAATCATCACGAAGGCATGCTGAGTATCGAGAGGGAAAGAATAACTTCTAATGCCACACTCTGCAAATTAGGCTGCGAATGCAATCTTCCG GGATTTATTCGCGACGAACAATTTAATCCAAAGAATTGGATTATTCCTGGATACAAATCTCAGTCTCTCTTAAACGAGGAGTTTGTTTCCGGAAGGAAGATGTATGTGGTGGGGAAAAGGAAGATTAAAATGAAGAGAGTGGCGGACGTGGTAGAGGCGTTGATTGGAGCATATGTTAGCACTGGGGGAGAAACAGCAGGTGTAATGTTTTTGGATTGGCTCGGTATAAAGGTGGACTTTAGGGTCTCACCATATGAAAGGGGAATCCACTTAAACTCTGAGAAGTTTGTTAACATAAAGCAATTGGAGGCCCTTTTAGGGTACTCATTTAATGATCCTTCTCTGTTGGTAGAAGCACTGACGCATGGTTCTTTCATGCTTCCAGAAATTCCGAGGTGTTATCAG CGCTTGGAATATCTCGGTGACTCAGTTCTGGATTATGTAATCACGGTCCATCTTTACAGTACATACCCAAGGTTGTCGCCGGGGGTAATAACTGATATGAGGTCTGCCTCCGTGAACAATGATTGTTATGCTCTTGCCGCTGTTAAGGTGGGATTGCACAAGCACCTTCTCCATGACTCGAACGCGCTGCAACGTGATATAGCCAACACCCTCAGGAACTCTGACAAGTTCGCACCGGCATTTACGTATGGCTGGGAGTCTGAAACATCTTTCCCGAAG GTGCTAGGGGATATTATCGAGTCTCTTGCTGGTGCAGTCCTGGTGGATTCGGGCTACAATAAACAGAAGGTGTTTGACAGTATTAGGCCTCTCCTGGAGCCACTGGTCACTCCCGAGACGCTGCAGCTCCATCCAGTGAGGGAGCTGCACGAGGCGTGCCAGAAGGAGAACTACACACTGAAGAAACCCACGGTGTCTCGGGACAACAACAGGATATCTGTAACGGTTGAGGTCAAGGCAGGTGGAAAAATATACAGGCACACTTCATGCGCTGACAAGAAGGAGACAGCCAAAAGAGTTGCCTCAAGAGCAGTCCTCAAGTCTCTTAAACAAGCATCTAGGTGA